A segment of the Corallococcus silvisoli genome:
CCGGTCCATGGTCCGACGACACGCGGTCGCCCAGCAGCTCCTGATAGTGCGCGTTGCTGAAGTCGCCCGAGAGGATGATGCCTTCGTCGGTGATGACCAGCCGGTCCAGGTCCTTGAGCGGATCCACGCCACTCATCGCCTTGAACTGCTCCAGGTTCTTGCCGCCGTCGCGCAAGAGGCAGTCCATCAGCAGCTCGCCCACGGGCGAGTAGCGCAGCGCGTTCGCCTCGATGACCACCGCCGTGTGCCCCGGGCCCCGAGGCAGCGCCGCGAGCAGCGGATCGCGGGGCTTCGTGGGCGCGGCCACGCCCGCGTCCACCCCCGTGGGCATCACCCAGGTGCGCCGCTTCTCCGCGCGCTCCATGTCCGCCCCTCGCATGCGCGAGGGGAAGGCCACCTCCGGCGTCTTCGCCGGCATGGGATCGCCCTGACCCGTGAACATCAGGACCGCGGCCACGGCGAACAGCAGCAGCGCCCCCAGCAGCCAGACCTTCCTGCGCCCCCGCGAATCCATCCTCAGCAGTCCTTTCCCTCGAAGTGCCAGAAGCCCACCGTGAGCGCTCCCAGACCGAACACCAGCACGCCGCCCAACAGCATTCCCAGCGAACCCTTCTCCAACGGCGTCGAGCTGGCCAGATCCGCCGCGCGCACCGCCAGCGCGGACAGCCGGGGCAGCACCAGCGTCACCGCGTCGAACGCCTGGCGGCCGAAGCCGGACTCCAGATAGCGCGACACGTCCGCGCGGAACCCCGCCAGGATGCCCCCCACCAGCAGCACGAAGCCCGCCGCGGAGCACAGCGCCGCGCTGCGCACCACCGTCGCCGTGGTGAGCATCACCGCGTAGACCGCCGCGAACCCCACGCACGCCAGCCCCCCCGCGACCAGCGGCCCCACCGTCCAATACCCCGTCTTCACCCCGAAGATGAGCGTCAGCCCCCCCGCGGCGTACACCGTGCCGCCCAGGGCCAGCGTCATCACCCCCAGGAACGTGCCCGCCAGCAGGTGCCAGCGCTGCAAGGGGAGGGCGAGCAGGTGCTCGATGCGGCCGGGCGACAGCAGGCCCGGCGCGAAGTCCGAACACGCGACGATCCCGAAGAGGATGCCTCCGTAGAACACGATGTAGGCGGACGCGCGGAAGACGGGCCGCAGCGCCACGTCCACGGCGGTGATGCTGGCGTGCACCACGTCGCCAAACAGCCGCGTCGCCGCGAGCGCCCCGTCCACCACCTCCAGCTTGAGGCTGAGCGCCACCGTGGCCAGCACCAGCGTGAGCCCGACCATGAAGGCCAGGATGAACTTGCGCGACGCCGCCTCGCGCAGCACGTACCCCGCGATGACGAAGACCGGGCTCCTCATGCCGCCACCCCCGGCCCGCCGACCGCGCCCAGGAGCACCGCCTCCAGGTCCGCGCCCTCGCGCTTGAGCTCCATCAGCAGCGCGCCCGAAGCTCGCGCCCGGTCCAGCGCCGCGTTGAGCACCGTCACGTCCGCCGCCTCCACCGCGTACACCCCTTCCTCGCGTCCACCCGCCCCCCGCGCCTCCACGGGGGCGGAGCCGCCACGGACCTCCGGGCCCGCTCCTCCCGAAGGCGTGAAGCCCGCCGCCGCCAGCGCCGCGGGCTCCGCGCCGGGGGCGAAGCGCACGCGCCAGCGGGCCCCCGCCTTCGCCAGGTCCTCCAGCCGGCCTTCGCGCAGCACGCGCCCGTCCGCGAGGATGGCCACCCGGTCACACACCCGCTCCGTCTCCGCCAGCAGGTGCGAGTTGAGGAACAAGGTCACGCCCCGGCGGACCTCCTCCTGGAGGATGCGGCGCACCTCCAGCCGGCCCATGGGGTCGATGCCGTCCGTGGGCTCGTCCAACACCAGCAGCGCGGGGTCTCCCAGCAGCGCCGCCGCCAGCCCCAGCCGTTGCCGCATGCCCTTCGAGTAGCCCCCGATCCGGCGCTCCAGCGCCTCCGCCAACCCCACGCGCTCCAGCAGCCGCGTGTGCGCGCCGCCATCCGGCTTCAGCCCCTTGAGCCGCGCCACCGTCGCCAGGAACGCGGGCGCCTTCCAGGTGCCCGGCAGGTGCAGCCGCTCCGGCAGGTAGCCGATGCGCGCGCGGATGGCCGGATCCTCCGGCGAACCGCCCAGCACGCGCACCGTGCCCGCCGACGGGCGGACGATGCCGAGCACGCTCTTGATGAAGGTCGTCTTGCCGGCGCCGTTGGGGCCAATCAGCCCGAACGCGCTGCCCGCGGGGACGTGGAGGTCCATGCCCTTGAGGGCCTCGTGGCCTCCTCGGCCAAACGCCCGGCGATACGTCTTACGCAGGCCCTGCACTTCGAGGGCGGGTGGGGGTGTCGTCACGGTTACGACTGTAGACGACCCAGCGGGGCGATGATTGCACCCTCCCACCCCGGGGAGGAACGGACGGCCCTGCATCCTCCCGTGCCCACCGCGTTCCCGCATTCGCGCCGCTGGGAAACGCCTTGCGCACCCGCCGCGCGCGTGCTGCGACGCGATACCTCGTTGTTCCGGGGCGTTGCGTTCCTGGGGGTTCCAACGGTGCCCTTGGTCCAGGGCCTGCAATGCCCGAGGGGGACACGCGGCGGGACACCGCCGCCGACACACGCGACACCTCTTCAACAGGAGACATGGGCATGACGTGGGCAGACGGGGCCGAGCAGCAGCTTCAGGACGCGCGCCGCGAGCTGGAGGCGGCCGAGCGGGAGCTGGGCAGCGGGACCGAAGCGGCGAAGGTGCGCTACGCGCGGGCGCTGTACGAGGCGGACCTCGCCGGGCGGCGGGCCGACCGCATGGCGCGCGACAGCCGCCGCCAGCAGCGCACCTGGCGCCCTGTCGCAGGCTGAGCAGGCGGGTTCGGAACGCGGAAGGGGTGAAGCGCGGGGCCGGGCGGTTTATACCGGCGACCCATGGCCCACCCCGTCCACCGCCCCCGCCGGCTGCGCCGCTCCGCGGCCCTCCGTGACATGGTGAGAGAGACGCGTCTCTCGCCCACGGACTTCATCTACCCGCTGTTCGTGGTCGAGGGCCGGGACATCCGCCGGCCCATCTCCTCCATGCCGGGCATCTTCAACCTCTCGGTGGAGCACGCCGTGCAGGAGGCGAAGCACGCGAAGTCCCTGGGCGTGCCGTCCGTCATCCTCTTCGGCATCCCGGACCACAAGGACGCGCGGGGCACGCAGGCGTACGCGCGCGACGGCATCGTCCAGCGCGCCATCCAGGAGATCAAGGCGGACGTCCCCGACCTCCAGGTCATCGCGGACGTGTGCCTGTGCGAATACACCGACCACGGCCACTGCGGCGTCCTGGACGGCAACCACGTGGCCAACGACGCCACGCTGCCCCTCCTGGCCCAGATGGCCGTCACGTGCGCGCAGGCGGGCGCGGACATCATCGCCCCGTCGGACATGATGGACGGCCGCATCGGCGCCATCCGCAAGGCCCTGGATGAGGTGAAGCACCAGGACACGCCCATCATGGCGTACTCGGCGAAGTACGCCTCCGGCTTCTACGGCCCCTTCCGCGAGGCCGCCCAGAGCACGCCGCAGTTCGGCGACCGGCGCGGCTACCAGATGGACCCGGGCAACGTGCGCGAGGCCCTGCGCGAGACGGCGCTGGACGTGGAGGAGGGCGCGGACTTCATCATGGTGAAGCCGGCGCTCTCGTACCTGGACGTCATCCGCGCCCTGCGGGAGAACTTCGACCTGCCGCTCGCCGCCTACAACGTCTCCGGTGAGTACGCGATGCTCAAGGCCGCCGGTCAGAACGGCTGGGTGGACTATGAGCGCGTGATGATGGAGGTCCTCACCTCCATCAAGCGCGCCGGGGCGGACCTGATCCTCACCTACCACGCCCTGGAAGCGGCCAAACTCCTCTAGGCGACACCCCGGGCGCACGCGCGCGGCGGAGGGCTTGATCGCCTCCGCCCGTTGCGCCCAAATGGTCCCCACACGATGCCCACCCCCAAGAAGCGGCCCGGACGCAGAACCGCGAAGCCTCCGCCCAGACGCGGCGCCGTCTCCCAGACGGCCCGGGCGGGCAAGAAGCCCCGCACGTCCCCAGCCTCCCGAGCGGGCCAACGCCCCGGTCGAGGCCACGCTCCAGTCATCCGCGAACCCGGCCCGTTGCAGTACAAAGTGGTGGAGCTGTCCACGGTGGACGAGGGCGCGCTGGAGCGCACCTTGAACGAGTGGACCGCGAAGGGCTGGAACCTGGACGGCGTGCAGTTCGCGATGCGCGAGTCCTCCAAGCGTCCGGCGATGGCGTTCGTCTTCTTCACCCGGGAGGGCGAGGCCGCGCAGCACGACGAGGACGGCGCGCGCGAGCGGCTGTTGCGGATGTCGGAAGGGGGCAGCCTCACGGCGCACCTCGCGGCGGAGCAGGCGGGCGAGGCGTCGCAGACGGTGGTGCCCTTCGTCCACCCGCTGTCCGCGCACGAGCGGCTGGCGAAGCTGGCGGGGCTGGACGAGCCGGAGCCCACCGAAGAGGGCCTCACGCTGGAGCCCGAGGAGTGAGCGCCGCCCCTGAACGCAGCTTGATGGCCACGGGGCGGGGCTCGGGCCGGGTGCTGCGGCTGGTGCAGGAGGACGCGGAGCCGGATTCGCCCTACCCGAAGGCGTCGCTGCTCTTGCGCCTGGGCGCCCGGGTGGTGGACTGCGCGGTGGCCTGGGGCCTGTATGTGGTGTGTGGCGCGGCGGGCGCGGTGGTGGCGCTCCTGTTCCTGCTGCTCGCGGACGGGATGCTCCAGGGCCAGAGCGTGGGCAAGCGCCTCTGCGGCGTGAAGGTGATGCACCTGCCCACGCGCTCCGCCGCCCGGCACCGGGACAGCACGCTGCGCAACGCGCCGCTCGCGCTGGTGGTGCTCCTGGGGATGATGCCCGCGCCGCACGGCGTGGTGGCCGCCCTGGCGGGCTTCGTGGTGATTGGCGGCGTGGAGGCGTGGCGTGTGCTGCGCGACCCGCTGGGCCTGCGGCTGGGGGATACCTGGGCGCAGACGCAGGTGGTGGACGGGAAGGTTGTCGCGGGCGCGACGGTTGCAGCCCGCACACCGGTGGCCGCGACGCGCGCCCCCGGACGGTTGATGTCCGCGGCGAAGGTGCGCCGTGGCAAGGCATTCAGGAAAGGGAGACGGGGTAAGCCATGCGCATCGCGCTGACCTACAACCTGCGGCTTTCGGACTCGGAAGAAGAGGCGGAGTTCGACACGCAGGAGACGGTGAACACGCTGGCGGGAGCCATTGAACGGCTGGGCCACCGCCTGGAGCGCTTCGAGGTGAGCGGGCCCGCGTCGCGCACCGTCGCCCGTCTGGAGGCGTACAGCCCGGACCTCATCTTCAACACGGCGGAGGGCCGCCGTGGCCGCTTCCGCGAGGCCTTCTATCCGGCGCTCTTCGACGAGCTGGGCTTCGCGTACACGGGCTCGGACGCGTACGCGCTGGCGCTCACGCTGGACAAGCAGCTCACCAAGCTCATCCTGTCCAAGCACGGCATCCGCACCCCGGGCTGGCAGTACGTGGAGAAGCTCAGCGAGCTGACGGCGGAGAACCTGCGCTTCCCCGTCATCGTGAAGCCCAACTTCGAAGGCTCCTCCAAGGGCATCACCCAGGACTCCGTCGCGGAGACGCTGGAGCAGGTGCGGGAGAAGGTGGCGAAGGCGCTGGAGAAGTACCCGGCGGGCGTGCTGGTGGAGGAGTACATCAGCGGGCGCGACCTCACGGTGCCGTTCCTGGCCGCGGTGGACAACGACTTCGACGGCGTGCTCGCGCCGGTGGAGTACGTCATCGACCCGGAGGCCGCCGCGGGCCGCAAGTACGCCATCTACGACTACGAGCTGAAGACCCGCCGCGAGAAGGCGGTGACGGTCCGCGCTCCCGCGAACATCCCGGCGAAGATGGCCGAGGACGTGCGCACGATGGCGCAGAAGATCCTCCAGGTGCTGGACTGCCGCGACCTGGGCCGGTTGGACTTCCGCATCTCCGACGCGGGCGTGCCGTACTTCCTGGAGATCAACGCGCTGCCCAGCCTGGAGCCGGGCGCGGGCATCTACGCCGCGGCGGAGCTGGAGGGCCTGCACCTGGACGGGGTCATCAACTCCATCATCCAGAGCGCCGGCAAGCGCTACAAGATCCGCGACTCCGCGCGCCGCCAGGGCAAGCCCGCGCGCAAGTCCGGGCCGCTGCGGGTGGGCTTCAGCTTCAACGTGAAGCGCGTGAAGCCCAGCGCCACCGCGGAGACGGTGCAGGAGGACAGCGAGGCGGAGTACGACTCGCCCAACACGCTCCAGGCCATCCGCGAGGCCATCGCGTCGTGGGGCCATGAGGTCATCGACCTGGAGGCCACGGCGGAGCTGCCCACGGTGCTCTCCAGCACGCCGCTGGACATCGTCTTCAACATCGCCGAGGGCTTCAAGGGCCGCAATCGCGAGAGCCAGGTGCCCGCGATGCTGGAGCTGCTGGACATCCCGTACACGGGCAGCGATCCCGCGACGCTGTCGCTCGCGCTGGACAAGGCGCTGGCGAAGAAGATCGTCCGCCAGGCGGGCATCCTCACGCCCAACTTCCAGTTGATGGTCACGGGCAAGGAGCGCCTCAACAAGGAGTTCACCTCCTTCCCGCTCATCGTGAAGCCGGTGGCGGAGGGCAGCTCCAAGGGCGTCGTCACCAAGAGCGTCTGCTACTCCGAGGCGGAGCTGCGCGACGTGGTGAAGGAGATCGCCGGCAAGTACCAGCAGCCCGCGCTGATCGAGGAGTACATCGGCGGCCGGGAGTTCACGGTGGGCCTGCTCGGGGAGCGCCGTCCGCGCGTCCTGCCGCCCATGGAGATCGTCTTCCTGGACAAGGCGGAGAAGAACCCCGTCTACAGCTTCCAGCACAAGCTCGATTGGACGGACCGCATCCGCTACGACGCGCCCGCGAAGCTCGAGCCCGCGCTGCTGGAGAAGCTGCGCACGGCGGCGCGCAATTCGTTCATGGCGCTGGGCTGCCGCGACGTGGCGCGCATCGACTTCCGCATGGACGACAAGGGGCGCATCTACTTCATCGAGTGCAACCCGCTGCCCGGCCTCACGCCCGGCTGGAGCGACCTGGTGCTCATCGCGGCGGGCGCGGGCATGGACTACCGGACGCTGATTGGCGAGATCATGGCGCCCGCGATCCGCCGCTACAAGGAGCGCGAGGCTCGCCGGGCCCAGACCGAGAACCCGCCCGGCCCCACGCCGCCGCTCAACAAGGTGGTGCAGCGCATCGAGGAGCAGTCCGCCCAGGCCGCCGCCGCCGCTGCTGCCTCCGCCGCGCCCGCGGATGCCACGCCCGGGGTCGTCGTGCCGCGCGTGGAGCTCAAGTCCTGAGCCACCGCTGACGGTGCGGGGCAGGGGACGGTGCGCGAGCGCCGTCCCCTTCTTCGTCTCAGCGCGCGAGCCGTGCCGCGATGCCGTCGAGCACGCAGTCCAGGCCGCCATCGAACATGACGTCGAACGACGGGTGGCGGGCGTCCTTCACCACCTTCGCGATGGTCGGAAAGCGGCCGGTGGCGATCATCCGCTGGATGTACGGCCACGTGGCCGTCTGCCACTGGGACTTGTTCATGCCGCTCGCGCGCTCCAGGTTCAGCTCGTTGGCCTCGGTCCGGGTGGCGCCGATCACGTAGGCGTTGACGGTGCCCACGGCCTGCATGACCGCGTCGATGTCCTCGAAGCCTGGGAGGCCGCTCAGCGCCGCGAGTGACGCCTCCAGGTGCGCGAGCGCATGGGGGCCCAGGTGCGGTCGGCCCACCAGCAGGTCCACCAGCCACGGGTGCGCGCGCGCGGCCCGCCGGGTGCGCTGGGCGATGGTCCGCAGGGCCTCACGCCACTCACCGTGGATGGGCCCCTCGGACACCATCTCCGCGTACACGGCGTCCACCATGAGCTCGAGCAGCTCCTCCTTGGTGGACAGGTAGCCGTAGAGCCGCATGGGCCCGGCACCGAGCGCGGCCCCGACCTTTCGCAGCGACACGGACTCCAGTCCCTCCGCGTCAGCGAGCGCGAGGGCGGCGTGGACGATCCGCTCGCGGCTCAGCGGCCCGGGTGATGGACGGCTGGGGGGCTCCGGGCGCTCCCAGATGAGGGCGGAGTCCAGGTCGGGAGGCTTCTGGGTCATCGCGGGCCGTCTTGCCCCAGGGGGATTCGGTTGACAACGCGGCCTCGAATATACACTGTATCTACAGGATACGGTGTATCGAAAGGGTGGTCGCGCGGATGGAAACGACTCCGGTTCTGGTGGTGGGTGGCGGCCTGGTGGGCTTGTCCGCCTCGTTGTTCCTGGCCTGGCGGGGCATCCCGACGGTGCTCGTCGAGCGGCACCCTGGCAGCTCGCCGCATCCACGGGCCATCGGCTACACGCCGAGGACCCTGGAGCTGCTGCGCGCGGTCGGCGTGGCGGGCCGCGTCCCCCCCATCCCGCCGGGCTTCCGGCTGCGCAGGGCCCGGGTGGAGAGCCTCGCCGGCAAGTGGTTCGAGGAGTCTCCGTGGACTCCGGAGAACGCGCGCAAGTCCACGCTGGAGTACTCGCCGTGCACGGGGGCCGCGGTGGCGCAGGACCGGCTGGAGCCGCTGCTGCGGGACCGGGCGCTCGAACTCGGCGCGGACATCCGGCTGGAGACCGAGCTGATCCGCTTGGAGCAGGACGCGGAAGGGGTCACGGCCTGGCTGCGCCGTCGAGATGGCGCTGAGTCCACGCTGCGTGCGGCCTACGTCATCGCGGCGGACGGGCACCGAAGCCCCATCCGCGAGGCGCTGGGCATCGGCCGCACGGGCCGGGGCCACATGCGCACGGTGCGCAGCGTCCTGTTCCGCGCGCCGCTCGACGCGTATCTCGAAGCAGGGGTCACCCAGTTCCAGATTGAGCAGGAGGGCTTCAGCGCGTTCCTCACCACGTACGGGGACGGACGCTGGGTGCTCATCTTCTCGGATGATCAGCAGCGGGACGAGGCCACGCTGCGGGCCATGGTGGGCAAGGCGATTGGCAGGACGGACCTGCCGGTGGAGCTCATCACCACGGGCCGCTGGGAGCTGAGCGCGCTGATCGCGGACCGGTTCTCCTCCGGCAGGGTGTTCCTGGCCGGGGACGCCGCGCACACGCTGCCGCCCAGCCGGGGTGGCTACGGCGCCAACACCGGCATCGAGGACGCCCACAACCTCGCGTGGAAGCTGGCGGAGGTCCTCGCCGGAACCTCGACGCCCGCGCTGCTGGACACGTACGACGCGGAGCGGCGCCCCATCGCGTGGCTCAGGCACCAGCAGATCTTCGCGCGCAATGACTACAAGGCCGAAGCGGCGGGGGCCTCCGAGGGCGTGCGCATCCTCGATGACGACGCCATGGAGTTCGGCCAGCTCTATCGCTCCGCCGCGGTGCTGGGCGCGGGGGACGACCTTCCGCCCGCGGCGCGGCCCGAGGAGTGGGCCGGTCAGCCCGGCGCGCGCGCGCCGCATGCGTGGGTGGACCGAGGAGGCGAGCGGCTGTCCACGCTGGACCTGTTCCAGCGTGGCTGGGTGCTGCTCGCGGAGGACGAGCGGTGGCTCCCCGCAGCGAAGCACCTGGGCATCGAAGCGGTGCGCATCGGCGTGGACGTGCTGCCCTCCGAGCCGGAGTCGCTCCGGAAGGCCCTCGGTCTGGAGCAGGGCGGCGCCTCGCTCATCCGCCCCGATGGGTACGTGGGCTGGCGCTCCGTGGACCTGCCCGAGGATCCGCGCGGCGCGCTCACGGACGCGCTGGCGGCCCTCCGGCGTTGAGGTCCGGGGAGGCGACCCGTGGGGCTACTTCGCGGGCGCGAAGCCGCCGTGGAAGGTGGGCGGCAGCGCGTGGTCGAAGTGGCAGCGCGCGACGGGGCCCGCCTCCATGTGGCGCGCGTCCAGCACGGCGACGTGGGACGTGTCTGACTTCACGTCGTAGACCTGCGTGAGCACCCAGCCGTCGTCCTCCGCTTGGGCTCCGGGGCGGGGGACGAAGACAGGCTCGGAGGGGTAGGTGCCCTCGCCGAGCGGAGCCACCGTCAAGCGGCCGGTCTCCAGCTCCACGCGCGCCACGCCGTCGAAGAGGCCGCGCCGGGACGCATCGCGCTGGTGCACGCCCAGGTAGACGGACTGGGGCGCCCGTCCCACCACGCCGGGGGCCACGCGGGGGAACTCGCAGCTCATGTCCAGCCGGCGCTCGGTGCGGAAGGTGCCGGCCTTCACGTCCACCACCGCGCGGTGGAGCTGGCCCTGCGCGTCGGTGGAGGTGGTGCCGCGCACCAGCTCACCCAGCCACTGGTTCGTCGTGAAGTCGGGGTAGTGCACGTAGTCCACCACCAGCGTGTCGCCCGCTTCGTACGCGTTGGCGAAGTGCCAGACGTAGAACGCGTCCGTGGAGATGCGCACCGGGTGTTCCACGTCATCGATGGGCACCACCAGCACCTCCGTGCCCGCGTCCGGACGCCACCGCAGGTTCTCCGAGTACGAGCCCATCCGCAGCAGCATGCGGAAGAGGTTGAGCCGCAGCGGAGACAGGAAGAAGACGAGGTAGCGGTCCGTGGCGATGAAGTCGTGCACCATCGTCGCGCCGGGCAGCTTCACCGCGCCCAGCCTCTGGGCCTTCTGTCCGTCAGGCAGCGCGTACAGCTCCGCGGTCGTCTCCCGGCCGTAGCGGATGCCGAAGTTGTAGGACGCCTTGCGCGACGGCACGCGGTGCGGGTGCGCGGAGAAGCTCTCCACCACCACGCCATCCAAGTCCGTCTCACCCAGGGTGCTCAGGTCCTCCTGGGACACCTCCACCGGGAGGCTCGCCTCGAAGAGCGCGTACAGCTTGCCGTTCCACGCCATCACCGACGTGTTCGCGGAGTTCTTGCGCACGTTGCGCAGCTTGTGCAGCAGCGGAGTGGGGGTGCCGTACGCGCCGAAGCGCTGCCCGTGCGCCCGCCGCTCCGTGACGATGGTGGGCGAGTCCACCATGCGCGCCGCGCCTCGCACCCCGTCCGCGCCGAAGCGCACGCCCAGCATCCCGCCGTCCCCGTCGAACCAGTGCTGATACGGCCGGCCGTGCACGTCGAACGTCCATGGCCCCACCCGGTACAGCGAACCCCGCAGCCCCTCCGGCACCTGGCCCTCCACCCGCAGAGGTTCGAAGCCGTGCTGGCGGGGGAGCGTGCGGAACGCTCGCAGCCAGCCCGGCGCGGAGGAGGACATCGTCTGCTTCGTCGCGGTCGTCATGCGAATCCCTTTCCTGGCCCTCGCGGGGCGCGGGAATCCCCCGCGCCT
Coding sequences within it:
- a CDS encoding ABC-2 transporter permease, translating into MRSPVFVIAGYVLREAASRKFILAFMVGLTLVLATVALSLKLEVVDGALAATRLFGDVVHASITAVDVALRPVFRASAYIVFYGGILFGIVACSDFAPGLLSPGRIEHLLALPLQRWHLLAGTFLGVMTLALGGTVYAAGGLTLIFGVKTGYWTVGPLVAGGLACVGFAAVYAVMLTTATVVRSAALCSAAGFVLLVGGILAGFRADVSRYLESGFGRQAFDAVTLVLPRLSALAVRAADLASSTPLEKGSLGMLLGGVLVFGLGALTVGFWHFEGKDC
- a CDS encoding ABC transporter ATP-binding protein, with protein sequence MDLHVPAGSAFGLIGPNGAGKTTFIKSVLGIVRPSAGTVRVLGGSPEDPAIRARIGYLPERLHLPGTWKAPAFLATVARLKGLKPDGGAHTRLLERVGLAEALERRIGGYSKGMRQRLGLAAALLGDPALLVLDEPTDGIDPMGRLEVRRILQEEVRRGVTLFLNSHLLAETERVCDRVAILADGRVLREGRLEDLAKAGARWRVRFAPGAEPAALAAAGFTPSGGAGPEVRGGSAPVEARGAGGREEGVYAVEAADVTVLNAALDRARASGALLMELKREGADLEAVLLGAVGGPGVAA
- the hemB gene encoding porphobilinogen synthase, whose amino-acid sequence is MAHPVHRPRRLRRSAALRDMVRETRLSPTDFIYPLFVVEGRDIRRPISSMPGIFNLSVEHAVQEAKHAKSLGVPSVILFGIPDHKDARGTQAYARDGIVQRAIQEIKADVPDLQVIADVCLCEYTDHGHCGVLDGNHVANDATLPLLAQMAVTCAQAGADIIAPSDMMDGRIGAIRKALDEVKHQDTPIMAYSAKYASGFYGPFREAAQSTPQFGDRRGYQMDPGNVREALRETALDVEEGADFIMVKPALSYLDVIRALRENFDLPLAAYNVSGEYAMLKAAGQNGWVDYERVMMEVLTSIKRAGADLILTYHALEAAKLL
- a CDS encoding RDD family protein codes for the protein MATGRGSGRVLRLVQEDAEPDSPYPKASLLLRLGARVVDCAVAWGLYVVCGAAGAVVALLFLLLADGMLQGQSVGKRLCGVKVMHLPTRSAARHRDSTLRNAPLALVVLLGMMPAPHGVVAALAGFVVIGGVEAWRVLRDPLGLRLGDTWAQTQVVDGKVVAGATVAARTPVAATRAPGRLMSAAKVRRGKAFRKGRRGKPCASR
- a CDS encoding D-alanine--D-alanine ligase family protein; translated protein: MRIALTYNLRLSDSEEEAEFDTQETVNTLAGAIERLGHRLERFEVSGPASRTVARLEAYSPDLIFNTAEGRRGRFREAFYPALFDELGFAYTGSDAYALALTLDKQLTKLILSKHGIRTPGWQYVEKLSELTAENLRFPVIVKPNFEGSSKGITQDSVAETLEQVREKVAKALEKYPAGVLVEEYISGRDLTVPFLAAVDNDFDGVLAPVEYVIDPEAAAGRKYAIYDYELKTRREKAVTVRAPANIPAKMAEDVRTMAQKILQVLDCRDLGRLDFRISDAGVPYFLEINALPSLEPGAGIYAAAELEGLHLDGVINSIIQSAGKRYKIRDSARRQGKPARKSGPLRVGFSFNVKRVKPSATAETVQEDSEAEYDSPNTLQAIREAIASWGHEVIDLEATAELPTVLSSTPLDIVFNIAEGFKGRNRESQVPAMLELLDIPYTGSDPATLSLALDKALAKKIVRQAGILTPNFQLMVTGKERLNKEFTSFPLIVKPVAEGSSKGVVTKSVCYSEAELRDVVKEIAGKYQQPALIEEYIGGREFTVGLLGERRPRVLPPMEIVFLDKAEKNPVYSFQHKLDWTDRIRYDAPAKLEPALLEKLRTAARNSFMALGCRDVARIDFRMDDKGRIYFIECNPLPGLTPGWSDLVLIAAGAGMDYRTLIGEIMAPAIRRYKEREARRAQTENPPGPTPPLNKVVQRIEEQSAQAAAAAAASAAPADATPGVVVPRVELKS
- a CDS encoding TetR/AcrR family transcriptional regulator, which codes for MTQKPPDLDSALIWERPEPPSRPSPGPLSRERIVHAALALADAEGLESVSLRKVGAALGAGPMRLYGYLSTKEELLELMVDAVYAEMVSEGPIHGEWREALRTIAQRTRRAARAHPWLVDLLVGRPHLGPHALAHLEASLAALSGLPGFEDIDAVMQAVGTVNAYVIGATRTEANELNLERASGMNKSQWQTATWPYIQRMIATGRFPTIAKVVKDARHPSFDVMFDGGLDCVLDGIAARLAR
- a CDS encoding FAD-dependent monooxygenase; the protein is METTPVLVVGGGLVGLSASLFLAWRGIPTVLVERHPGSSPHPRAIGYTPRTLELLRAVGVAGRVPPIPPGFRLRRARVESLAGKWFEESPWTPENARKSTLEYSPCTGAAVAQDRLEPLLRDRALELGADIRLETELIRLEQDAEGVTAWLRRRDGAESTLRAAYVIAADGHRSPIREALGIGRTGRGHMRTVRSVLFRAPLDAYLEAGVTQFQIEQEGFSAFLTTYGDGRWVLIFSDDQQRDEATLRAMVGKAIGRTDLPVELITTGRWELSALIADRFSSGRVFLAGDAAHTLPPSRGGYGANTGIEDAHNLAWKLAEVLAGTSTPALLDTYDAERRPIAWLRHQQIFARNDYKAEAAGASEGVRILDDDAMEFGQLYRSAAVLGAGDDLPPAARPEEWAGQPGARAPHAWVDRGGERLSTLDLFQRGWVLLAEDERWLPAAKHLGIEAVRIGVDVLPSEPESLRKALGLEQGGASLIRPDGYVGWRSVDLPEDPRGALTDALAALRR
- a CDS encoding carotenoid oxygenase family protein, translated to MTTATKQTMSSSAPGWLRAFRTLPRQHGFEPLRVEGQVPEGLRGSLYRVGPWTFDVHGRPYQHWFDGDGGMLGVRFGADGVRGAARMVDSPTIVTERRAHGQRFGAYGTPTPLLHKLRNVRKNSANTSVMAWNGKLYALFEASLPVEVSQEDLSTLGETDLDGVVVESFSAHPHRVPSRKASYNFGIRYGRETTAELYALPDGQKAQRLGAVKLPGATMVHDFIATDRYLVFFLSPLRLNLFRMLLRMGSYSENLRWRPDAGTEVLVVPIDDVEHPVRISTDAFYVWHFANAYEAGDTLVVDYVHYPDFTTNQWLGELVRGTTSTDAQGQLHRAVVDVKAGTFRTERRLDMSCEFPRVAPGVVGRAPQSVYLGVHQRDASRRGLFDGVARVELETGRLTVAPLGEGTYPSEPVFVPRPGAQAEDDGWVLTQVYDVKSDTSHVAVLDARHMEAGPVARCHFDHALPPTFHGGFAPAK